One Dysidea avara chromosome 7, odDysAvar1.4, whole genome shotgun sequence genomic region harbors:
- the LOC136262209 gene encoding elongator complex protein 4-like, whose product MTSFKKAGRPKTTYPRGTKPSLHNSQLLISSGTPSLDALLGGLAIGSVLLVEEDAYNLYAKFLIKYFLAEGVMCGHALYVAGPSVNTGRILKELPASVGDGSAAAPPAEHNASQPKMDIAWRYQNLPTVKSGFSNNFGHFYDLSKTMEQARIDQVPITVLDTATMHCHDSVLQNLSQEISKTINLGNYGTSISTPSDRNVLRLVIESFGSPLWGTEHNDIVLLCRFLHNLRALVRSAYAVAVVTVPNHLLQDEVCVRKLERLCDAAVALESFSGSSKDENPLYRDYHGLFHIHKLPCLNCLVPQYPETLELGFKLHRKKFAIEKLHLPPELSETANRAQEDVVKKSTQHVPSKYNIDF is encoded by the exons ATGACAAGTTTCAAGAAAGCTGGTAGACCTAAAACGACGTATCCAAGAGGCACAAAACCTTCTCTACATAATTCTCAGCTGCTCATATCGTCCGGAACACCCTCCTTAGATGCTTTGTTGG GTGGGCTAGCTATTGGTAGTGTTCTATTAGTTG AGGAAGATGCATAcaatttgtatgcaaaatttctCATCAAGTACTTTTTAGCAGAAGGTGTGATGTGTGGCCATGCTCTTTATGTGGCTGGCCCATCTGTTAACACCGGAAGGATCTTAAag GAATTGCCAGCTTCTGTTGGTGATGGTTCAGCTGCTGCACCTCCAGCTGAGCACAACGCATCACAACCAAAAATGGATATTGCTTGGAGATATCAGAACTTGCCTACTGTTAAG TCAGGTTTTAGTAACAATTTTGGACATTTCTATGACCTAAGCAAAACGATGGAACAAGCACGCATTGATCAAGTACCTATAACTGTGCTTGATACTGCAACAATGCACTGTCATGACAG TGTTCTGCAAAATTTGAGCCAAGAAATTAGCAAGACGATCAATCTTGGTAATTATGGCACCAGTATATCTACACCG TCTGACAGGAATGTATTGAGACTTGTCATTGAGTCATTTGGTTCTCCTCTATGGGGCACAGAACACAATGACATTGTCCTACTGTGCAGATTTCTCCATAACTTAAGAGCATTAGTTAGGAGTGCTTATGCTGTGGCTGTGGTCACTGTTCCCAATCATTTACTACAG gatGAAGTCTGTGTGAGAAAATTGGAACGGCTTTGTGATGCAGCTGTTGCATTAGAGTCATTTTCTGGATCTAGTAAAGATGAAAACCCTCTCTACAGGGACTATCATG GTCTATTTCACATTCACAAGCTGCCATGCCTCAACTGCTTAGTACCTCAGTATCCAGAAACCCTGGAGCTTGGCTTTAAACTACATCGCAAGAAATTTGCTATTGAG AAGCTACATTTACCCCCAGAACTATCTGAAACAGCAAACCGAGCTCAGGAAGATGTTGTAAAGAAAAGCACTCAACATGTTCCTAGTAAATATAACATTGATTTTTAA
- the LOC136262232 gene encoding ubiquitin-conjugating enzyme E2 N-like, whose protein sequence is MALGLPKRISKETHRLMSEPVPGISAVPDEKNARYFHVVVDGPADSPYEGGTFTLELFLPEEYPMAPPKVRFMTKIYHPNIDKLGRICLDILQKKWSPALQIRTVLLSIQALLSAPNPDDPLANDVAEQWKTNESAAISTAREWTKIHASKK, encoded by the exons ATGGCCCTTGGGCTCCCCAAAAGGATCTCTAAG GAGACGCATCGTTTGATGTCTGAACCTGTGCCTGGTATATCTGCTGTCCCAGACGAGAAAAATGCACGATATTTTCATGTGGTTGTGGACGGACCGGCAGAC TCTCCTTATGAAGGCGGTACCTTTACACTCGAGTTATTTCTGCCGGAAGAATACCCTATGGCGCCTCCAAAAGTCCGATTTATGACGAAAATATATCATCCCAATATAGATAAATTAGGAAGGATATGCCTCGATATTTTACAAA AGAAATGGAGTCCAGCATTACAGATACGGACGGTTTTGTTATCAATTCAAGCACTGCTCAGTGCTCCTAATCCAGATGATCCATTAGCTAATGATGTCGCTGAACAGTGGAAAACAAATGAGAGTGCAGCTATCAGTACAG CACGAGAATGGACTAAAATACATGCATCAAAGAAATGA
- the LOC136262189 gene encoding cortactin-binding protein 2-like translates to MPEVIAELLNAFAHRGPAYPVWVDTVQSRTRDTCYHANHYYLRSDCYFIATVTTTGHSREFNRPFHETFMHIWLSTNKEPVRGILHRQLMRKLIHSYQGQIPHHTDLVFAAVQWVSEVWQLLNYYITKMGLVEVMAGPRHFLYCPVERNRSDLVYKWLVELWNHQLVPMIRDVTVYGTPLCQGGKQDMTTQILTTLTQRAIKATCPLDSEGTIQFLCQLEGGQEGISMIEDAKKNRRNLTPSPRAEQRIQTSPGKRWGSNSPLVLQKKHSVDDHHIHVKQTSDSSVEFGHSNGVLSDSPGSTMDRNVNRIVGTPETGLKQLVPIDERVTYTRNASHSSSSTTDKETDGPSVKTPGSEKKRNRFGRMLGRFSRDKRTSEGSSPPSSKRSLSVSSKRSASISESPRKQRINQNADTPKEEIDDFVDLIFKATAERIDDQRTAAPNINFYSRSLETSSKSLTSYSLPDLLQDDSSEEISDTMAEVHPISVTRSSTTLNNRNSLVQQQNFNDSKYVLRTGSNGSSGVVRSLHLDNSQSSIDAVNSNTNMEEHIASKSDSHLQPATKPVKFATSPSMARMDILVQDSK, encoded by the exons ATGCCAGAGGTGATCGCTGAGTTACTAAATGCATTTGCACATCGTGGACCTGCTTATCCTGTTTGGGTGGACACTGTCCAAAGTAGAACCAGGGACACATGTTACCATGCCAACCACTACTATCTTCGAAGTGACTGCTACTTCATTGCCACAGTAACAACTACTGG CCACTCTCGGGAGTTTAATCGTCCATTTCATGAAACATTTATGCACATTTGGTTATCGACAAACAAAGAGCCAGTAAGAGGCATCCTTCATCGCCAGCTAATGAGGAAACTCATTCACTCCTACCAAGGCCAGATACCTCACCA CACTGATCTTGTGTTTGCAGCAGTCCAGTGGGTATCAGAAGTATGGCAGCTACTCAACTATTACATTACTAAGATGGGACTAGTAGAGGTTATGGCAG GACCAAGACACTTTCTCTATTGCCCAGTTGAGAGGAACAGATCTGATCTAGTGTACAA GTGGTTAGTGGAGTTATGGAATCATCAGTTGGTACCTATGATAAGAGATGTTACTGTGTACGGGACCCCACTGTGTCAGGGCGGCAAACAAGACATGACCACACAGATCCTCACCACACTAACGCAGCGTGCCATTAAGGCCACCTGTCCACTTGATAGTGAAG GTACCATCCAGTTTCTATGCCAACTGGAAGGTGGACAAGAGGGTATCTCCATGATAGAAGATGCCAAGAAGAACAGGCGTAACCTTACACCATCCCCTCGGGCTGAGCAGAGAATACAAACATCTCCAGGAAAGAGATGGGGATCTAATTCACCTCTTGTGCTCCAGAAGAAACATTCTGTCGATGACCATCATATTCACGTAAAGCAGACATCTGATTCCAGTGTAGAGTTTGGTCATTCTAACGGAGTTCTCAGTGATAGCCCTGGTAGTACTATGGACCGAAATGTTAATAGAATTGTAGGAACTCCTGAGACTGGTCTTAAGCAGCTGGTACCCATAGATGAGAGAGTCACTTATACTAGAAATGCTTCTCACTCTAGTTCG AGTACCACTGACAAGGAGACAGATGGACCAAGTG TTAAAACTCCTGGTAGTGAGAAGAAAAGAAATAGATTTGGAAGAATGCTAGGAAGATTTTCACGGGATAAAAGGACCAGTGAAGGGTCATCACC CCCATCATCAAAGAGATCACTATCAGTGTCATCAAAACGGTCTGCATCAATATCAGAATCTCCACGCAAACAACGCATTAATCAGAATGCAGACACACCTAAAGAAGAAATAGATGACTTTGTTGATCTAATTTTCAAGGCCACTGCAGAAAGGATAGATGATCAACGTACAGCAGCACCCAACATTAACTTCTATTCTCGCAGTCTAGAAACCAGTAGCAAAAGTTTGACTAGTTACTCATTGCCCGATCTACTTCAGGATGACAGCAGTGAAGAGATCTCGGACACAATGGCCGAGGTCCATCCCATATCAGTCACACGTAGTAGTACAACATTAAACAATAGAAACAGTCTTGTGCAACAACAGAACTTTAACGACAGCAAATATGTTTTGAGAACTGGCAGTAATGGTAGTTCAGGGGTTGTACGTTCCCTACATCTGGACAATAGCCAGAGCAGCATAGATGCTGTGAATAGTAATACTAATATGGAAGAGCATATTGCTAGTAAAAGTGACTCACATCTACAACCAGCCACCAAACCAGTTAAATTTGCAACTAGTCCTTCAATGGCAAGAATGGACATATTGGTGCAAGATTCAAAATAA
- the LOC136262245 gene encoding zinc finger CCHC-type and RNA-binding motif-containing protein 1-like, translating into MSGGLAPSKSTVYVANLPFSLTNNDLHKLFEKFGSIAKVTIVRDKVSRTSKGIAFVLFVKREDAHKAIHAMNRKELFGRIIKCSIATDNGRAREFIKRKDYRDKSRCYECGQSGHLSYCCPTNILGDREQPKPKQKKRKSSEVKQVVTSHMDSETEEQYDDDMSLHEAILITHQLKEAERNDREVTDGGGTLVSTATKRRVIKPDSYFSDEDADSD; encoded by the exons ATGAGTGGAGGATTAGCTCCTAGTAAAAGCACAGTCTATGTGGCTAATCTTCCATTTTCTTTAACCAACAACGATCTTCACAAG CTGTTTGAAAAATTTGGGAGCATCGCAAA GGTGACCATAGTCAGGGATAAAGTGTCCAGGACCAGCAAGGGGATCGCCTTTGTGCTTTTTGTGAAACGTGAAGATGCGCACAAAGCGATACATGCAATGAATAGAAAAGAG CTGTTTGGGAGGATCATAAAGTGTAGCATTGCCACTGATAACGGACGTGCTAGAGAGTTCATCAAGAGGAAAGACTACCGGGACAAGAGTCGATGCTATGAGTGTGGA CAAAGTGGTCACCTAAGTTACTGTTGCCCAACCAACATCTTGGGGGACAGAGAACAGCCTAAACCAAAACAGAAGAAACGAAAGAGTTCAGAAGTTAAGCAAGTGGTCACATCCCACATGGACAGTGAAACAGAAGAACAATATGATGACGACATGTCACTACATGAAGCTATCTTAATAACTCATCAGTTAAAGGAAGCAGAAAGAAATGATAGGGAAGTTACTGATGGTGGTGGTACCTTGGTTAGTACAGCTACCAAAAGACGAGTCATCAAACCAGACTCCTACTTTAGTGATGAGGATGCTGATAGTGACTGA
- the LOC136260128 gene encoding uncharacterized protein, protein MSEIEDLQEEIRLLKEREASLQRQLIIERQRRLHAEKIIENEKNACLELKSLLDHQDKKFRSSLPNYYIKDRAVSMSEVPRMMMDQERTIIQPDSDSVVTSSTPSIQQNYTQSHRDDTNDDLSGQRRQIRVRSQSAKLAGRRITIDNSEMSQSVDFATSVFTDLPEDLQEILSPSVEGEDDSSPVQMMRLTIEAGEEKELLQLVKQNGMVTEAVDDDGSTLLHIAAIKGQLECMKLLLDWGMDPNLFRNGNVTPLMDACACNYSGCVKLLLERGGSHKIKDVKGWGALQWACSKGSLACLQMLLDCDLEYADFFVEVVGATSTVLHVAVESRHADILHLLLTHLTSKYGTRTAVDGKGGLAQLVNAADRHGSTPAHVSAGMGSIDCLELLCACPVVDLSVMDQWNRAVSDVATAECKEVLANRECQEVGISLDLTEEFGSQGNLYFIVHLNKNQSVIVHGPHGCGKTYLSRQLARCLLKSKNGDPLGGLIHVSLHPNFKRDDLLRLLHLHGALVAASGSNEGNLTSSEGSQSSLPSSNEDHQRYIRECFHELCGNDGL, encoded by the exons ATGAGTGAGATTGAGGATCTCCAAGAGGAGATAAGATTGTTAAAGGAACGTGAAGCCAGTCTCCAGAGACAGCTGATAATAGAGCGTCAGAGACGTCTGCATGCTGAGAAAATAATTGAGAATGAAAAGAACGCTTGCTTGGAGCTGAAGTCTCTTCTCGACCATCAAGACAAAAAGTTTCGGTCTAGCCTACCCAACTATTATATCAAGGACA GAGCTGTTTCAATGTCAGAGGTGCCAAGAATGATGATGGACCAGGAGAGGACCATTATTCAACCTGATTCTGACTCAGTTGTTACAAGCAGCACACCAAGTATACAACAGAATTACACACAGTCTCACAGGGATGACACAAATGATGACCTGTCTGGCCAGCGTCGACAAATTCGTGTGCGCAGCCAGTCAGCAAAGCTGGCAGGGAGGAGGATAACAATTGACAATAGTGAAATGTCACAAAGTGTAGATTTTGCTACCTCTGTATTTACTGACCTTCCAGAAGATCTACAAGAAATTTTAAGCCCATCCGTAGAAG GGGAAGATGATAGCAGCCCTGTTCAGATGATGCGTCTTACAATAGAGGCTGGTGAAGAAAAGGAGCTGCTACAGCTGGTAAAACAAAATGGTATGGTCACAGAAGCAGTTGATGATGATGGATCTACCCTCCTTCATATTGCTGCCATTAAAGGACAACTTG AGTGCATGAAACTTCTACTGGACTGGGGAATGGACCCCAACTTGTTTCGGAATGGAAATGTTACTCCATTGATGGACGCTTGTGCTTGCAATTACTCAGG ATGTGTAAAGTTGTTGCTTGAGAGAGGTGGGAGTCATAAGATCAAAGATGTTAAAGGCTGGGGTGCACTCCAGTGGGCGTGCTCAAAAGGCTCTCTTGCTTGTCTTCAAATGTTGCTAGATTGTGACTTGGAATATGCTGACTTCTTTGTAGAGGTG GTGGGAGCAACCAGTACTGTACTGCATGTGGCTGTTGAGTCTCGACATGCTGATATTCTACACTTGCTACTAACCCATCTCACATCAAAATATGGCACAAGGACTGCTGTTGATGGCAAGGGTGGTTTAGCTCAGTTGGTCAACGCTGCAGATAGGCATGGTAGTACACCTGCACACGTCTCTGCTGGAATGGGCAGCATA GATTGCTTGGAGTTGCTGTGTGCCTGTCCTGTGGTTGACTTATCAGTGATGGATCAGTGGAACAGGGCAGTTAGTGATGTAGCCACTGCTGAGTGTAAAGAAGTACTAGCTAATAGAG AATGTCAGGAGGTAGGGATATCATTAGATCTCACTGAAGAATTTGGATCACAAGGTAATTTATATTTTATTGTGCAT TTGAACAAGAACCAGTCAGTGATAGTACATGGACCTCATGGTTGTGGGAAGACATACTTGTCAAGACAACTAGCTAGGTGTCTGCTAAAG AGCAAGAATGGAGACCCTTTGGGTGGGCTAATTCACGTATCACTTCATCCCAACTTCAAGCGTGATGATTTATTGAGATTACTTCATTTACATG GTGCACTTGTGGCTGCTTCTGGTTCTAATGAAGGAAATCTAACAAGCTCTGAAGGAAGCCAATCAAGTTTACCTTCCTCAAATGAGGACCATCAAAGGTACATTAGAGAGTGTTTTCATGAATTATGTGGTAATGATGGTCTCTAG